The Microbacterium sulfonylureivorans region CGATCCACGCGTAGAACTCCCCCTCGGAGTCTTCGGGGCTGTCCCACAGCAGATCGGTGTCGACGTCGACATCTGCGAGCTCCTGGCGGCGTGGCGCCGCGGCGTGCGCGAGCACGTCGCCGGCACCGGCGGTCCAGCCCTTCACGGCCTCGGTGAGCGCGGCGCCGTGCTCGCGGCCCTCGCGCGCCAGCCATGTCACTCGGAATCCCGCGGGGATGTCGAGGGTCAGGGCGTCGGCGGCGGTCGGCACCTCGATGAAGGCGTCCACCTCGTGCGACTCGTCGAGCGACTCGAGGATCGAGCCGATCGCCGGGGCGGCCGTCTCGTCGCCCGCGAGCACCACGCGGCGGGCGGTGCCGGGATGCCAGTCGAGTCCGAGTCGGTGGCCCTCGCTGCGCTGATCGGGGCCGACGATGACGATCTCCTGACCCACGGCGGCCTGCTCCGCCCAACTGCCCGCCGGCCCGGCGTCGTGGTGCACGACGAAGTCGACCAGCAGCCGGCGCGCGGCGGGGTCGATGCGCCGGACGGTGTAGGTGCGCAGCGGGCTGCGATTCGCCGTCGGGATCTCGCGCCACGCGGTGTACCAGTCCCCGGCATCGATCACGCCGTCGTCGTGCTGGCCGATGTCGCTCAGCGTGCCGTCGGCGAGCGGCAGGATCAGCTTGATCCGCTGGTCGAGTCCAGCGGATCCGAACACGTCGAAGTCGGGGCCGGTGAAGGCCACCCGCACGAAGTGAGGAGACAGACGGTGCACGTCGGCCACGGTGGCGGCGTAGGGGCGGTACGCGGGGCGCGTGCGAACGGCTGTCGAGGAGGTCACGTGGTAAGGCTAGCCTTACCTGCCCTCACAGCTCAAATCGGCCGTCATCTCCGCTGCGTCGTAGCCGCCTCGTGCGCATGACCGAGGCGCAGACCCGGGAGGAGTGCGAGCAGCGCGAGTCCGGTCGCGATCGCGAACACGGCGGGGAACGCGGCATCCGTTCCCGCCAGCGCCGTGAAGACGAGCCCCATGACGGCGATCGAGGTGGCTGCGCCGACAGAGTCGGAGATCGACAGCGCCGAGGAGTTGAATCCCTGGTTCTGCGGGGTCGAGTAGGCCAGCGTCAGCACTGTCAGTCGTGGATACATCAGCCCCATGCCGCCGCCCGCGAACGCCCATCCGGCGATCAGCACCGCGGGGTGCAGCATGAGCACGGCCACGACGGCCGCGACCACCGTCGACGTGACGAGCAGCGACGTTCCGATCACCGTGATGCGGGCATTGCCGAGTCGATCGCCGAAGCGCCCCTGCACGTCGGCGGCCGCAGCCCAGGCGATCGCGGCGGCGGTGAGGCCGAGGCCCGCCCACGTCGGAGAGAAGTCGTAGTGGTCGATCAGCAGATAGGGGACGTAGATCTCGGCGCCGAACAGCGCCCCCGCGATCAGGCCGCGCATGAGCACCACGCTCGGCAGCCCGCGGCGGGCGAGCAGCGTTCCCCGCGGCAGCAGGGGCCTCGAGGCCAGGGCGATCACGAGAGCGGATGCCGCCACCACCGCCCAGGAGTACGCCCCGAGTCTGCCCGCCAGGCTCAGCGCCAGCGCTCCGAGGGCCACCGCCACCGCGCAGGCCATGCGCGGTCCGATCCGGCCCGTGGCCGGACGGTCCGCGCCCAGCGGGAGTCCGTAGAGGCGGAGAACGACCATCGTGAACGCGACGACGGTGAGCGCCGCGACCCCCAGGAAGACCCAGCGCCAGTGAAGGGCCTCGGTCACGGCGCCGGCGAGGAACGGTCCGATCAGCGACGGGACCACCCACGCGGCCGAGAACGCCGCGAACACCCGTCCGTGAAGCACCGCCGGGTACACGCGCGCCACCACGACGTACAGAGCGACGGTCTGCCCGCCGGTGCCGAGTCCCTGGACCAGTCGCCCCGCGACGAGCCACGGCATCGAGGCGGCGAGCCCGGCGACGACGAGACCGACGACGAAGAGGATCACGGCGGTGGTCAGCGGTGCGAGCACTCCCCCGCGATCGCACCAGGCGCCCACGGCGACCATCCCGATCACGCTTGTGGCGAGCGTCCCCGCGAAGGCGACCGCGTACAGCGCGTCGCCGTCGAGATCAGCGCTGACGACCGGCATCACGGTCGTGACCGCGAGCGACTGCATCGCCGCGAGGAAGATGAGGGCGACCGCGCCGACCGTGACCCAGACGTACCGGCCCTGCCAGATACCCGTCGAGGTGTCGACGGGTGCGGTGCTCATCAGGCCAGGCTACCCACCCGGCGGACGGCCTCGGTCAGCAGCTCGGGCGAGCATCCGAAGTTGATCCGGACATGGCCGTTGCCCTCTTCCCCGAAGTACGGACCCAGGTGGAAGGCGACGTCGGCCTCACGACGGATCTTCACCGCGGGGTTGTCGCCCCACCCCAGATCGGACAGATCCACCCACGCGAGGAATCCGGCATCCGGGATGCGATAGCGGGCGGAGGGAACGTGCTCGGCGAGGAGGTCGGCAAGCAGCACGCGGTTCTGGTCGAGTGCGGCGAGCTGGGCGTCGAGCCACGGATCGCTCTCCTCCGAGAACGCCGCCAGCGCCGCGATCGCGCCGAACAGGCCCGTGCGCCACTCCACCTCGTCCGGGAGCGAGCGGACCACCCTCGAGGTCGCGTCGTCCGCGGTGACCATCAGCGCGCACTTGAGGCCCGCGAGGTTGAATGCCTTGCTCGCGCTGACGACTGCGTAGCCCACGCGCGCGGCGACGGGCGAGGCGTCCAGGAACGGGGTGAACGTCGCGCCCGCGTGCGTGAGCGGCGCGTGGATCTCGTCGCTGACGACGACGGCGCCGAAGGCGGCCGCCAGGTCGGCGAGGGCCGCGAGCGTCTCGCGGGAGTGGACGGTGCCCGTCGGATTGTGCGGATTGCACAGCAGGATGGCGCGTGCTCCTCCTGCGAAGGCGGCCTCGATGCCCAGGAGATCGAGCTCCCACCCCGTGCCCGTGTCGACGAGAGGGACGCGTTCGACGACGCCGCCGGCCTCCGGGATGCACTCGAAGAATGGCGGGTACACGGGGGTCGTCACCACGACCCGGTCCCCCGGCTCGACGACCTTCCGGAGGATCTCCACGATCGCCATCATGACGTCGCAGGTCGTGCGGATCCGCGACGGATCGACCGCCCAGCCGAACCGGCGCGCGGCGAAGCCTGCGTAGGCGGCTGCGACGCCGGGGTCGGGCGGGGTGTACCCGGTGTCACCGAGGGCGATCGCGCGGGTCAGCGCGGCCGTGATGGCCGGCGCCGCGGGGTAATCGGTCTCTGCCACGAAGAACGGCAGGACGTCGTCGCCGTACTTGCGCCACTTCGTGCTGGACCGCTGTCGCAGCTGCTCGATCGGCAGGGCCTCAAGGGGGATCACGCTCACCCGACGAGACTAGCCACCGGCCCGCCCGGGCCCGATTCGGGCGTCACCGTTCGAAACGCGACGGGGCGCGGGTCAGATCGCGAAGCCGAGCGCCCGCATCATGTCGCGGCCGTCGTCGGTGATCCGCTCGGGACCCCACGGCGGCATCCACACCCAGTTGATGCGGAAGCGGTCCACGACCTCGTCGAGCGCCTGGGCCGTCTGCTCCTCGAGCACGTCGGTCAGCGGGCAGCCCGCCGACGTCAGTGTCATGTGGATGACCAGCGCGTCGTTCTCGTCATCCCACCCGAGGTCGTAGATCAGGCCGAGGTCGACGACATTGATCCCCAGCTCGGGGTCCATGACGTCCTTGAGAGCTTCGGTGACCTCGTCGTACTTCTCGGGTGTGAGCGTTGCGGTCATGTAACGATTCTATGCTTCGCTGACGACGGCGGCGTCGGCCGGCTCTTCCTCGCCCGAGGGGAGGTAGCGGTCGTAGCCCTCGTCCTCGAGACGGTCGGCCAGCTCGGGGCCGCCCTCCTCGACGATCCGGCCGCCCACCATGACATGGACGAAGTCGGGGTGGATGTAGCGCAGGATCCGCGTGTAGTGGGTGATGAGGAGGACGCCGAGGCCGGTCTGCTCCTTGGCGCGGTTGACACCCTCCGACACGATCTTCAGCGCGTCGACGTCGAGTCCCGAATCGGTCTCGTCGAGGATCGCGAGCTGCGGCTTGAGCAGCTCGAGCTGCAGGATCTCGTGGCGCTTCTTCTCGCCGCCGGAGAACCCCTCGTTGACGTTGCGCTGAGCGAACTTGGGGTCCATCCGCAGAGCCTTCATGGACTGCTTTACGTCCTTGGTCCACGTGCGGATCGACGGCGCCTCGCCCTCGATCGCGGTCTTCGCGGTGCGGAGGAAGTTGGTGACCGTGACGCCGGGGATCTCGACCGGATACTGCATCGCGAGGAAGAGCCCCGCGCGTGCGCGCTCGTCGACAGACATCTCCAGCACGTTCTCGCCGTCGAGCGAGATCGAGCCGCTCGTGACCGTGTACTTCGGGTGACCGGCGATCGTGTACGCCAGCGTCGACTTGCCGGAGCCGTTGGGGCCCATGATGGCGTGGGTCTCGCCGGTGCGGATCGTGAGCGTCACGCCGTTGAGGATGGGGGTGATTCCGGCATCCGTCTCGACCGTCACATGCAGGTCGCGGATCTCGAGGACAGACATTCAGACTTCCTTTTTGACAGTGGGGTCGATGAGCACGTCGTCACCGTCGATCACGACGGCGAAGACGGGGACGGGCTCGTACGCGGGGAGGTTGAGGGGCTTTCCGGTGAGCAGCGAGAACGCCGAGCCGTGAGCCCAGCACTCCAGCGAGTCGCCGTCGACGAAGCCTTCGGCGAGCGAGATGTCGCCGTGCGTGCAGGTGTCGCCGATCGCGTGGACCTCACCGGCGGAGTCGAGCACGACGGCCATGGCGACACCGTCGACCTCGACGCGGATCGCGGAGTCCTGCTCGAGCTCGCTGAGGGCGCAGACGCGCTGTGCGGTCATCGGGCGACCTCCCGTGCGAGCTCTTCCTCGATGGCGGCGAACAGCTCGGCCTCGAGTTCTGGGACGCCGAGCTTCTGCACGATCTCGGCGAGGAAGCCGAGCACGACCATGCGGCGCGCCTCATCCTCCTGGATGCCTCGCGCCTGCAGGTAGAACAGCTGCTCGTCGTCGAAGCGTCCCGTCGCGCTGGCGTGCCCGGCGCCGCGGATGTCTCCGGTCTCGATCTCCAGGTTCGGGATCGACTCGGCGCGTGCGCCGTCGGTGAGGACGAGGTTGCGGTTCGCCTCGTACGAGTCGGTGCCCACGGCATCCGGCCCGATGAGGACGTCGCCGATCCAGACGCTCCGTGCCGCCGCTCCCTGGAGCGCGCCCTTGTAGAGCACGTCGCCGGTCGTCTCGGCGCCCTTGTGGTGCAGGTAGACCTGGCTCTCGAGGTGCTGGCCGGCATCGGAGTAGCTGAGGCCGTAGAGCTCGGCCCGCGAGCCGGTGCCGGCGAGTTCGACGCTCGGGTTCACCCGGACGACGCCGCCGCCGAAGCTGACGACGATGTGGCGGAGTGTGGCATCGCGCTCGACGCGGGCCTGGTGGGATGCCGCGTGCACGGCCTCGTCGTCCCACTGCTGCACCGTGACGACCTCGAGGTGAGCGCCTTCGCGGACGATGACCTCGACGTTCTGGGCGAACTGGGCGGCGCCGACATGACGCAGCACGACCGTGGCGCGGCTGTGGCGCGATGCCTCGATCACGATGTGCGCGTGCGCCACGAGGCCGGCGGAACCGCCCACCGACTCGATGACGACGGGTTCGTCGAGCTCGGCCTCCACCGGGACGGTGATGTACAGCGCCTCCGCGGAGCGGCTCCATGCGATCGCGGCGGGGAGGTCGTCGGGGAGGAAGACCTCGCCGCGCGGTGCGGCGCCGACCGCGAGGCCGGCCGCGGCCACGGGTCCGGACACGGCGACCGACACGGCGCCGGCGTCGCCCGCCTCATCGGCGAACAGGCGCGTCAGGCGGTCGACCGGAGTGTGCTTCCAGTTCACCTCGCGCCCGGTCGGGGCCTCGAAGTCGGACGGATCGTACGAACGGGGACGCTCGTCGCGGGTCTGCACGGGCACGAACGCACCGGCGCCATCGGTGTGGCCCTTCGCACCGGGGACGGTGACGGGGGCCTGGGTCACGGAACTCACTAGCCGACGGATCCTTCCATGCCCATCTCGATGAGCTTGTTCAGTTCGAGTGCGTATTCCATCGGAAGCTCGCGGGCGATCGGCTCGATGAAGCCGCGGACGATCATCGCCATGGCCTCGTCCTCGGGCATGCCGCGGCTCATCAGGTAG contains the following coding sequences:
- a CDS encoding siderophore-interacting protein; this translates as MTSSTAVRTRPAYRPYAATVADVHRLSPHFVRVAFTGPDFDVFGSAGLDQRIKLILPLADGTLSDIGQHDDGVIDAGDWYTAWREIPTANRSPLRTYTVRRIDPAARRLLVDFVVHHDAGPAGSWAEQAAVGQEIVIVGPDQRSEGHRLGLDWHPGTARRVVLAGDETAAPAIGSILESLDESHEVDAFIEVPTAADALTLDIPAGFRVTWLAREGREHGAALTEAVKGWTAGAGDVLAHAAAPRRQELADVDVDTDLLWDSPEDSEGEFYAWIAGEAAMVKGLRRHLVQGCGVDRKRIAFMGYWRLGQSERQE
- a CDS encoding MFS transporter, whose product is MSTAPVDTSTGIWQGRYVWVTVGAVALIFLAAMQSLAVTTVMPVVSADLDGDALYAVAFAGTLATSVIGMVAVGAWCDRGGVLAPLTTAVILFVVGLVVAGLAASMPWLVAGRLVQGLGTGGQTVALYVVVARVYPAVLHGRVFAAFSAAWVVPSLIGPFLAGAVTEALHWRWVFLGVAALTVVAFTMVVLRLYGLPLGADRPATGRIGPRMACAVAVALGALALSLAGRLGAYSWAVVAASALVIALASRPLLPRGTLLARRGLPSVVLMRGLIAGALFGAEIYVPYLLIDHYDFSPTWAGLGLTAAAIAWAAAADVQGRFGDRLGNARITVIGTSLLVTSTVVAAVVAVLMLHPAVLIAGWAFAGGGMGLMYPRLTVLTLAYSTPQNQGFNSSALSISDSVGAATSIAVMGLVFTALAGTDAAFPAVFAIATGLALLALLPGLRLGHAHEAATTQRR
- a CDS encoding MalY/PatB family protein: MSVIPLEALPIEQLRQRSSTKWRKYGDDVLPFFVAETDYPAAPAITAALTRAIALGDTGYTPPDPGVAAAYAGFAARRFGWAVDPSRIRTTCDVMMAIVEILRKVVEPGDRVVVTTPVYPPFFECIPEAGGVVERVPLVDTGTGWELDLLGIEAAFAGGARAILLCNPHNPTGTVHSRETLAALADLAAAFGAVVVSDEIHAPLTHAGATFTPFLDASPVAARVGYAVVSASKAFNLAGLKCALMVTADDATSRVVRSLPDEVEWRTGLFGAIAALAAFSEESDPWLDAQLAALDQNRVLLADLLAEHVPSARYRIPDAGFLAWVDLSDLGWGDNPAVKIRREADVAFHLGPYFGEEGNGHVRINFGCSPELLTEAVRRVGSLA
- a CDS encoding metal-sulfur cluster assembly factor, yielding MTATLTPEKYDEVTEALKDVMDPELGINVVDLGLIYDLGWDDENDALVIHMTLTSAGCPLTDVLEEQTAQALDEVVDRFRINWVWMPPWGPERITDDGRDMMRALGFAI
- the sufC gene encoding Fe-S cluster assembly ATPase SufC codes for the protein MSVLEIRDLHVTVETDAGITPILNGVTLTIRTGETHAIMGPNGSGKSTLAYTIAGHPKYTVTSGSISLDGENVLEMSVDERARAGLFLAMQYPVEIPGVTVTNFLRTAKTAIEGEAPSIRTWTKDVKQSMKALRMDPKFAQRNVNEGFSGGEKKRHEILQLELLKPQLAILDETDSGLDVDALKIVSEGVNRAKEQTGLGVLLITHYTRILRYIHPDFVHVMVGGRIVEEGGPELADRLEDEGYDRYLPSGEEEPADAAVVSEA
- a CDS encoding non-heme iron oxygenase ferredoxin subunit; translated protein: MTAQRVCALSELEQDSAIRVEVDGVAMAVVLDSAGEVHAIGDTCTHGDISLAEGFVDGDSLECWAHGSAFSLLTGKPLNLPAYEPVPVFAVVIDGDDVLIDPTVKKEV
- the sufD gene encoding Fe-S cluster assembly protein SufD, with translation MSSVTQAPVTVPGAKGHTDGAGAFVPVQTRDERPRSYDPSDFEAPTGREVNWKHTPVDRLTRLFADEAGDAGAVSVAVSGPVAAAGLAVGAAPRGEVFLPDDLPAAIAWSRSAEALYITVPVEAELDEPVVIESVGGSAGLVAHAHIVIEASRHSRATVVLRHVGAAQFAQNVEVIVREGAHLEVVTVQQWDDEAVHAASHQARVERDATLRHIVVSFGGGVVRVNPSVELAGTGSRAELYGLSYSDAGQHLESQVYLHHKGAETTGDVLYKGALQGAAARSVWIGDVLIGPDAVGTDSYEANRNLVLTDGARAESIPNLEIETGDIRGAGHASATGRFDDEQLFYLQARGIQEDEARRMVVLGFLAEIVQKLGVPELEAELFAAIEEELAREVAR